A stretch of Triticum aestivum cultivar Chinese Spring chromosome 1D, IWGSC CS RefSeq v2.1, whole genome shotgun sequence DNA encodes these proteins:
- the LOC123180334 gene encoding auxin transporter-like protein 3 has product MASETSVADEKAPAGLSRYEADAEDGQDGGGGDGKSRLSGLLWHGGSAYDAWFSCASNQVAQVLLTLPYSFAQLGMVSGILFQLFYGLLGSWTAYLISILYLEYRTRKEKDKVDFRNHVIQWFEVLDGLLGRHWRNVGLAFNCTFLLFGSVIQLIGCASNIYYVNDHLDKRTWTYIFGACCATTVFIPSFHNYRVWSFLGLLMTTYTAWYIAVASLMHGQAAGVKHSGPTTIMLYFTGATNILYTFGGHAVTVEVMHAMWRPQKFKAIYLLATLYVLTLTLPSASAAYWAFGDELLTHSNALSLLPRDAWRDAAVILMLIHQFITFGFACTPLYFVWEKLIGLHDCRSLCKRAAARLPVVVPIWFLAIIFPFFGPINSAVGSLLVSFTVYIIPAMAHMVTFRSPHSRENAVERPPRFAGGWTGAYVINSFVVAWVLVVGFGFGGWASITNFVQQVSTFGLFAKCYQCPPHPAVASPLLAPPIAPSPSMPFGFNMTGMFAPMSAPSPAPAPAPMHFGSLHHHHRHHRHGL; this is encoded by the exons ATGGCGTCCGAGACGAGCGTCGCCGACGAGAAGGCGCCCGCCGGGCTGAGCCGCTACGAGGCGGACGCGGAGGACgggcaagacggcggcggcggcgacggcaagtcCCGGCTGTCGGGCCTGCTGTGGCACGGCGGGTCGGCGTACGACGCGTGGTTCAGCTGCGCGTCGAACCAGGTGGCCCAGGTCCTGCTGACGCTGCCCTACTCCTTCGCGCAGCTGGGCATGGTGAGCGGCATCCTGTTCCAGCTCTTCTACGGCCTCCTGGGCAGCTGGACCGCCTACCTCATCAGCATCCTCTACCTCGAGTACCGCACCCGCAAGGAGAAGGACAAGGTCGACTTCCGCAACCACGTCATCCAG TGGTTCGAGGTGCTGGACGGGCTGCTGGGCCGGCACTGGCGGAACGTCGGCCTGGCCTTCAACTGCACGTTCCTGCTGTTCGGGTCGGTGATCCAGCTCATCGGCTGCGCCAGCAACATCTACTACGTGAACGACCACCTGGACAAGCGAACGTGGACCTACATCTTCGGCGCCTGCTGCGCCACCACCGTCTTCATCCCCTCCTTCCACAACTACCGCGTCTGGTCCTTCCTCGGCCTCCTCATGACCACCTACACCGCCTGGTACATCGCCGTCGCCTCCCTCATGCACGGCCAGGCCGCCGGCGTCAAGCACTCCGGCcccaccaccatcatgctctactTCACCGGCGCCACCAACATCCTCTACACCTTCGGGGGCCACGCTGTCACCGT GGAGGTGATGCACGCGATGTGGCGGCCGCAGAAGTTCAAGGCGATCTACCTGCTGGCGACGCTGTACGTGCTCACCCTGACGCTGCCGTCGGCGTCGGCGGCGTACTGGGCGTTCGGCGACGAGCTGCTCACGCACTCCAACGCGCTCTCGCTGCTCCCGCGCGACGCCTGGCGCGACGCCGCCGTCATCCTCATGCTCATCCACCAGTTCATAACCTTCGGCTTCGCCTGCACCCCGCTCTACTTCGTGTGGGAGAAGCTCATCGGACTCCACGACTGCCGCAGCCTCTGCAAGCGCGCCGCCGCCAGGCTCCCCGTCGTCGTCCCCATCTGGTTCCTCGCCATCATCTTCCCCTTCTTCGGGCCCATCAACTCCGCCGTCGGATCGCTCCTCGTCAGCTTCACCGTCTACATCATCCCCGCCATGGCGCACATGGTCACCTTCCGCTCACCACACTCCCGCGAG AACGCGGTGGAGCGGCCGCCGCGGTTCGCCGGGGGCTGGACGGGGGCGTACGTGATCAACTCGTTCGTGGTGGCGTGGGTGCTGGTCGTCGGCTTCGGGTTCGGCGGGTGGGCCAGCATCACCAACTTCGTGCAGCAGGTGTCCACCTTCGGCCTCTTCGCCAAGTGCTACCAGTGCCCGCCCCACCCCGCCGTCGCGTCGCCGCTGCTGGCGCCGCCCATCGCCCCGAGCCCGTCCATGCCGTTCGGCTTCAACATGACCGGCATGTTCGCCCCGATGTCCGCCCCGTCTCCGGCTCCGGCCCCGGCGCCGATGCACTTCGGGTCccttcaccaccaccaccggcaCCACCGCCACGGTCTGTGA